The Bubalus kerabau isolate K-KA32 ecotype Philippines breed swamp buffalo chromosome X, PCC_UOA_SB_1v2, whole genome shotgun sequence genome has a segment encoding these proteins:
- the LOC129639754 gene encoding cancer/testis antigen 47A-like isoform X1 → MSTTGDGDLAPGGQEGPAGAAGAQAGARDGVDRSSEAHRGDSMPEAEAGGVVGASGGPREAALEGGNAEEDADLRPAEEREVEEQAEGVNRMVVSRHFPMNTFLLTVLNLAHSMVNRLSENHVILPPNDDRVLVWHQTRQRLSDHGSAAVAGFSEVQVPSDESGEGPAEEAPDQGAEQAEEAQEAEQAEEAQEAEQAEEAQEAEEAEEASLLETATKESEEPSSREMPQEPVAPEKTGECQDENSKEEAQGSKSEGKEKKYKRKQEEPEKDLDPAKDWPRKPRYLCIALKITQLFPGIYQFCFCFLILGVN, encoded by the exons ATGTCTACCACGGGGGATGGAGATCTGGCCCCTGGCGGGCAGGAAGGCCCTGCAGGTGCGGCGGGGGCCCAGGCCGGAGCCCGTGACGGTGTGGACCGCAGCTCCGAGGCTCACAGGGGTGACTCCATGCCTGAGGCTGAGGCGGGTGGAGTCGTGGGGGCCTCAGGAGGCCCGAGGGAGGCGGCCCTGGAGGGCGGGAACGCTGAGGAAGACGCCGACCTCAGGCCGGCTgaggagagggaggtggaggAGCAGGCGGAGGGCGTGAACCGCATGGTGGTCTCGCGCCACTTCCCCATGAACACCTTCCTCTTAACGGTCCTAAATCTGGCGCACTCGATGGTGAACCGTTTGTCCGAAAACCACGTCATACTTCCGCCAAATGATGACCGCGTGTTGGTCTGGCACCAGACCAGGCAGCGCTTGTCCGACCACGGCTCAGCCGCCGTGGCCGGGTTTTCGGAGGTCCAGGTGCCATCGGATGAATCGGGGGAGGGGCCGGCTGAGGAAGCCCCGGACCAGGGGGCGGAGCAGGCGGAGGAAGCCCAGGAGGCGGAGCAGGCGGAGGAAGCCCAGGAGGCGGAGCAGGCGGAGGAAGCCCAGGAGGCGGAGGAAGCCGAGGAGGCCTCTTTATTGGAGACGGCCACCAAGGAGTCTGAGGAGCCCAGCTCGCGGGAGATGCCACAGGAGCCTGTCGCCCCTGAGA AAACAGGTGAATGCCAGGATGAGAACTCCAAAGAAGAGGCGCAGGGCAGCAAAagtgaggggaaagaaaagaagtataAGAGGAAACAAGAAGAACCAGAAAAGGATCTGGACCCAGCAAAGGACTGGCCCCGAAAGCCCAGGTATCTGTGTATAGCTTTGAAAATAACCCAGCTATTCCCAGGCATTTAccaattttgtttttgctttttaattctcgGAGTAAATTAA